A portion of the Streptomyces sp. YPW6 genome contains these proteins:
- a CDS encoding aminoglycoside phosphotransferase family protein, translated as MIDIPEELVATQSRFNGAAGRAFVAGLPDLAARLLERWGLRPDGPSMYGMCALVLPVVREADGRPAALKLQAVDEETAGEPVALRAWSAAGAGAVELLGHDPESGALLLERLDERRPLSGETDVREAVKTLGSVLARLVAVPAPAGLRTLGGVAERMLAVAPERVGLLADAADRRLLADCAAAVREVAGEQGDRLLHWDLHYDNVLAGRADAGRAGEWIALDPKPLAGDPGFELFPALDNLFDADEVVWRFDALTEALGLERDRERARAWTLGRVLQNGLWGAAEGEARLAPDHAEIARRLLGR; from the coding sequence GTGATCGACATTCCCGAGGAGCTCGTCGCGACCCAGTCCCGCTTCAACGGAGCGGCCGGGCGGGCCTTCGTCGCCGGGCTTCCGGACCTCGCCGCGCGTCTGCTGGAGCGGTGGGGGCTGCGGCCGGACGGACCGTCGATGTACGGGATGTGCGCGCTCGTCCTGCCCGTGGTGCGGGAGGCGGACGGGCGGCCCGCCGCGCTGAAGCTCCAGGCGGTGGACGAGGAGACGGCGGGCGAACCGGTCGCCCTGCGGGCCTGGTCGGCGGCGGGCGCGGGGGCGGTGGAGCTGCTGGGCCACGACCCGGAGAGCGGTGCGCTGCTGCTGGAACGGCTCGACGAGCGGCGGCCGTTGTCCGGCGAGACCGACGTGCGGGAGGCGGTGAAGACGCTCGGCTCGGTGCTGGCCCGGCTGGTGGCGGTGCCCGCGCCCGCGGGGCTGCGCACGCTGGGCGGCGTGGCGGAGCGGATGCTCGCGGTGGCGCCCGAGCGGGTGGGCCTGCTGGCCGACGCGGCGGACCGGCGGCTGCTCGCCGACTGCGCGGCGGCGGTACGGGAGGTGGCGGGCGAGCAGGGGGACCGGCTGCTGCACTGGGACCTGCACTACGACAACGTCCTGGCCGGGCGCGCGGACGCGGGACGAGCGGGGGAGTGGATCGCCCTCGACCCGAAGCCGCTGGCGGGGGACCCGGGCTTCGAGCTGTTCCCGGCGCTGGACAACCTCTTCGACGCGGACGAGGTGGTGTGGCGGTTCGACGCGTTGACGGAGGCCCTCGGCCTGGAGCGCGACCGGGAGCGGGCGCGGGCCTGGACGCTGGGCCGGGTGCTCCAGAACGGGTTGTGGGGTGCCGCGGAGGGGGAGGCCCGGCTCGCCCCCGACCACGCGGAGATCGCGCGGAGGCTGCTGGGGCGGTGA
- a CDS encoding GNAT family N-acetyltransferase has product MIRIATPDDIPVLHALVRELAAYEKALDEVVASEEQLAEALFGDRPAAYAHVATADDDGGEVIGFALWFLNFSTWRGVHGIYLEDLYVRPERRGGGHGKALLTELARICVERGYERLEWSVLDWNAPSIAFYASLGARPQDEWTVYRLTDGALARLGGGGTS; this is encoded by the coding sequence ATGATCCGTATCGCCACACCCGACGACATTCCCGTCCTGCACGCCCTGGTGCGTGAACTCGCCGCCTACGAGAAGGCTCTCGACGAGGTCGTCGCCTCCGAGGAGCAGTTGGCCGAGGCCCTCTTCGGCGACCGGCCCGCCGCGTACGCGCACGTGGCGACGGCCGACGACGACGGCGGCGAGGTCATCGGGTTCGCCCTGTGGTTCCTGAACTTCTCCACCTGGCGCGGGGTGCACGGCATCTACCTGGAGGACCTGTACGTCCGCCCCGAGCGGCGCGGCGGCGGCCACGGCAAGGCGCTGCTGACGGAGCTGGCCCGGATCTGTGTGGAGCGCGGATACGAGCGGCTGGAGTGGTCGGTCCTGGACTGGAACGCCCCGTCCATCGCGTTCTACGCGTCGCTGGGCGCACGCCCGCAGGACGAGTGGACGGTGTACCGCCTGACGGACGGGGCGCTGGCGCGACTCGGGGGCGGCGGCACCTCCTGA
- a CDS encoding zinc-binding dehydrogenase, protein MHAVRLHAFGPAENLVYEWTEDPVPGPGQVRIAVAAAGVHLLDTVLREGEAGPSPAPAGLPTVPGREVAGTVESVGEGTDPGWLGKRVVAHLGTAPGGYAERAVTGADRLHEIPGGLDAAAAVAMIGTGRTTLGILGFTPLGPRSVVVVTAAAGGIGTLLVQYAGNAGATVIALAGGPAKVARATENGAGLALDYTRPDWPLRAREYLDSTGPRATVVYDSVGGTTARAAVDLLGPGGQHVVYGWSGQGLRGGEPLTFTAAELAERSITSTAVLGPEMIERGGGLRALETRSLAEAAAGRLRPAVQRFPLAEAAAAHRALETRGTMGKVVLEP, encoded by the coding sequence ATGCACGCCGTACGCCTTCACGCCTTCGGCCCCGCCGAGAACCTCGTGTACGAGTGGACCGAGGACCCCGTCCCCGGCCCCGGCCAGGTCCGTATCGCCGTGGCCGCGGCCGGGGTGCACCTCCTGGACACCGTCCTGCGGGAAGGGGAGGCGGGCCCCAGTCCGGCCCCCGCCGGCCTGCCCACCGTCCCCGGACGGGAGGTCGCCGGGACCGTCGAGTCGGTGGGCGAGGGCACGGACCCCGGCTGGCTGGGCAAGCGCGTCGTCGCCCACCTCGGCACGGCGCCCGGCGGGTACGCCGAACGCGCCGTCACCGGGGCCGACCGGCTCCACGAGATCCCCGGGGGGCTCGACGCCGCCGCGGCCGTCGCCATGATCGGCACCGGGCGCACCACCCTCGGCATCCTCGGGTTCACCCCGCTCGGCCCCCGCTCCGTGGTCGTCGTCACGGCGGCGGCGGGCGGCATCGGCACGCTCCTCGTCCAGTACGCCGGGAACGCGGGCGCCACCGTGATCGCCCTGGCCGGAGGCCCGGCGAAAGTGGCACGGGCGACGGAGAACGGGGCCGGCCTCGCCCTCGACTACACCCGGCCCGACTGGCCGCTCCGGGCCCGGGAGTACCTCGACTCGACCGGCCCCCGGGCCACCGTCGTCTACGACTCCGTCGGCGGGACCACCGCCCGCGCCGCCGTCGACCTCCTGGGCCCCGGCGGACAACACGTCGTCTACGGCTGGTCCGGCCAAGGGCTCCGCGGCGGGGAACCCCTCACCTTCACCGCCGCCGAACTGGCCGAACGCTCCATCACGTCCACAGCCGTGCTCGGGCCGGAGATGATCGAGCGGGGCGGCGGCCTGCGCGCCCTGGAGACCCGCTCCCTCGCCGAGGCGGCGGCCGGCCGGCTGCGCCCTGCCGTCCAGCGCTTCCCGCTCGCCGAGGCCGCCGCCGCCCACCGCGCGCTGGAGACCCGGGGCACGATGGGCAAGGTGGTCCTGGAGCCCTAA
- a CDS encoding FAD-dependent oxidoreductase: MGHREHTERTGRTGRSGQAGHVHVVGGGLAGLTAAITAAESGARVTLHEGHRNLGGRARTADGPYRTNEGPHAVYHRGPFGTWLARRDLLGPVVAVPPREGLRFRFRRAGALRTLPPAALLRLSRRDPRTAPVDGAFREWATGQVGEDGARAAANFAATALFHHDPGALSARFVQERLRRLTALPPEARYPVGGWARLVERMAAHARGLGVLVETAARVDTAALGELARTGPVVVATSLGAARALLDDASLTWESGRTVLVDLAVRTRRGDAFVVSDLDAPGWLERFTAQDPSLAPAGEQLLQGQFAIGPDARRAEGVARAEALLDLGFPGWRERTTWRVEALADGRTGAVDRPGTTWRDRPSVVRGDGVFLAGDQVAAPGLLSEVSFTSGREAAELAVRAAGRRSTSGVDLNQS, from the coding sequence ATGGGACACAGGGAACACACGGAACGCACAGGGCGCACGGGGCGGTCGGGACAGGCGGGGCACGTCCACGTCGTCGGCGGCGGTCTCGCCGGACTCACCGCCGCGATCACCGCCGCCGAGTCCGGCGCGCGCGTCACCCTGCACGAGGGCCACCGGAACCTCGGCGGCCGGGCCCGGACGGCCGACGGCCCGTACCGCACCAACGAGGGGCCCCACGCCGTGTACCACCGAGGGCCGTTCGGCACCTGGCTGGCCCGGCGCGACCTGCTCGGCCCCGTCGTCGCCGTACCGCCCCGCGAAGGGCTCCGCTTCCGCTTCCGGCGGGCGGGGGCCCTCCGCACGCTGCCGCCCGCCGCCCTGCTGCGGCTCTCCCGCCGGGACCCCCGTACGGCCCCGGTGGACGGCGCCTTCCGGGAGTGGGCCACCGGTCAGGTCGGGGAGGACGGGGCCCGGGCCGCCGCGAACTTCGCCGCCACCGCGCTCTTCCACCACGACCCGGGCGCGCTCTCGGCACGGTTCGTCCAGGAGCGTCTGCGCCGGCTGACCGCGCTTCCCCCCGAGGCCCGCTATCCGGTCGGCGGCTGGGCCCGGCTCGTCGAGCGGATGGCCGCGCACGCCCGGGGCCTCGGTGTCCTGGTCGAGACGGCCGCCCGCGTCGACACCGCCGCGCTCGGTGAGCTGGCCCGGACCGGCCCGGTGGTCGTCGCCACCTCCCTCGGCGCCGCCCGCGCCCTGCTCGACGACGCCTCCCTCACCTGGGAGAGCGGCCGCACCGTGCTCGTGGACCTGGCGGTACGCACCCGGCGCGGCGACGCGTTCGTCGTGTCGGACCTGGACGCGCCGGGCTGGCTGGAGCGGTTCACCGCCCAGGACCCGTCGCTCGCCCCGGCCGGCGAGCAGCTGCTCCAGGGCCAGTTCGCGATCGGCCCCGACGCACGGCGGGCGGAGGGCGTCGCCCGTGCCGAGGCCCTCCTCGACCTCGGCTTCCCCGGCTGGCGGGAGCGGACCACCTGGCGCGTCGAGGCCCTCGCCGACGGCCGTACCGGAGCCGTGGACCGCCCCGGCACCACCTGGCGGGACCGGCCCTCCGTGGTCCGGGGTGACGGCGTCTTCCTGGCGGGCGACCAGGTCGCCGCCCCCGGGCTCCTCAGCGAGGTCTCCTTCACCAGCGGCCGCGAAGCCGCCGAGCTCGCCGTGCGGGCCGCTGGACGGCGCTCCACGTCCGGGGTTGACCTCAACCAAAGCTGA
- a CDS encoding pentapeptide repeat-containing protein has product MEGMAVSGRKKSMMGVTAARRPEVRLPPLVPYDGEGLEPDGDYDGVRFDGVDLADASGRGARFMDCALDGCALDRAELARARFIDAVLTGVRGVGTDLAEASLRDVEVVDARLGGVQLHGAVLERVVVRGGKIDYLNLRKARLKDVVFEGCVLAEPDFGDAQLVRVEFRDCVLKRADFSSARMESVDLRAVAELDIARGVDRLAGAVISPAQLMELAPAFAAQIGVRVEA; this is encoded by the coding sequence ATGGAGGGCATGGCAGTGAGCGGCAGGAAGAAGAGCATGATGGGCGTGACGGCGGCGCGGCGGCCGGAGGTGCGGCTGCCCCCGCTCGTTCCGTACGACGGGGAGGGCCTGGAGCCGGACGGCGACTACGACGGGGTGCGGTTCGACGGGGTGGACCTGGCGGACGCCTCCGGCCGGGGAGCCCGCTTCATGGACTGCGCCCTGGACGGCTGCGCCCTGGACCGGGCGGAGCTGGCGCGGGCCCGTTTCATCGACGCGGTGCTGACGGGCGTACGGGGTGTGGGCACGGACCTCGCGGAGGCGTCGCTGCGGGACGTGGAGGTGGTGGACGCCCGGCTGGGCGGGGTGCAGCTGCACGGGGCGGTGCTGGAGCGGGTGGTGGTGCGGGGCGGCAAGATCGACTACCTGAATCTGCGCAAGGCCCGGCTGAAGGACGTCGTCTTCGAGGGCTGCGTGCTGGCCGAGCCGGACTTCGGGGACGCGCAGCTGGTCCGGGTCGAGTTCCGGGACTGCGTGCTGAAGCGGGCGGACTTCAGCAGTGCGCGGATGGAGTCGGTGGACCTGCGCGCGGTGGCCGAGCTGGACATCGCCCGGGGCGTGGACCGGCTGGCGGGCGCGGTGATCAGCCCGGCACAGCTGATGGAGCTGGCCCCGGCGTTCGCGGCGCAGATCGGGGTGCGGGTGGAGGCGTGA
- a CDS encoding response regulator transcription factor, with translation MTGEANPKPGAADPAPAPAPAAVRILLCDDHAVVRAGLLALLGSEPDIEVVGEAGSGEEAVVLAARLKPDVVLMDLQLGEGIDGVEATRRIAADGTVHVLVLTTYDTDADITRAIEAGATGYLLKAERPEELFAAIRSAAQGRTTLSAPVASRVMARMRSPRPSLTDRERDILAQLSQGLGNRDIARALFISEATVKTHLGRIYDKLGVDTRAGAVSVAKEQRLLP, from the coding sequence ATGACCGGCGAGGCGAACCCCAAGCCCGGCGCGGCCGACCCAGCCCCCGCTCCCGCTCCCGCTGCCGTGCGCATCCTGCTCTGCGACGACCATGCGGTCGTCCGGGCCGGACTGCTCGCGCTCCTCGGCAGCGAACCGGACATCGAGGTCGTCGGCGAGGCGGGCAGCGGTGAGGAGGCGGTGGTGCTCGCCGCGCGCCTGAAGCCGGACGTCGTCCTCATGGACCTCCAGCTCGGCGAGGGCATCGACGGGGTCGAGGCGACCCGACGCATCGCGGCCGACGGCACGGTCCACGTCCTGGTGCTGACCACGTACGACACCGACGCCGACATCACCCGCGCCATCGAGGCGGGGGCCACCGGCTATCTGCTGAAGGCGGAGCGCCCGGAGGAACTCTTCGCCGCGATCCGGTCCGCCGCCCAGGGCCGCACCACGCTCTCCGCCCCCGTCGCCAGCCGGGTGATGGCCCGGATGCGCAGCCCCCGCCCCAGCCTCACCGACCGGGAACGCGACATCCTGGCCCAGCTCTCCCAGGGCCTCGGCAACCGGGACATCGCCCGTGCCCTGTTCATCAGCGAGGCCACGGTCAAGACCCACCTGGGCCGGATCTACGACAAGCTCGGCGTCGACACCCGCGCGGGCGCGGTGTCGGTGGCGAAGGAGCAGCGACTGCTGCCGTGA
- a CDS encoding sensor histidine kinase, whose product MDGGAEAGGPGAAGPDPDARWLALLMHAAFFLLLGASLARFLMRHPGEARTPWIIALSITLAVLYLLGPVLGSRPTPRRLVWLAVLVVVWMVLVVLAPSFAWCAVPLFYTGLRILPPRAALALVALLTVFVVAAQLRLADGFDPNLVLAPPAVAAVATAVFVHMQRQAVRQRELAARQRELIDDLLRTRRELAATERREGTLAERQRLSMEIHDTLAQGLSSQQMLLQAADRTWSADPDAARRHVRTATGIAERNLAEARRFVHDLAPADLAEGGGLEAALHALAARESAQAEGALTVHCHVEGTGHAPLPDRVQSALLRIAQGALANVREHSGATAAGLTLTHLDDRVVLDVGDNGRGFTAEPEGAPGARAVRGHGLPAMRARVRQLGGTLTVESAPGEGTVLSAEVPLTTTEAPT is encoded by the coding sequence GTGGACGGCGGGGCCGAGGCCGGTGGTCCCGGGGCCGCCGGGCCCGACCCCGACGCCCGCTGGCTCGCGCTCCTCATGCACGCCGCGTTCTTCCTGCTGCTCGGCGCCTCGCTGGCCCGGTTCCTGATGCGGCACCCCGGCGAGGCCCGCACTCCGTGGATCATCGCCCTGTCGATCACCCTGGCGGTGCTCTATCTCCTCGGCCCCGTCCTCGGCTCGCGTCCCACCCCGCGCCGGCTCGTCTGGCTCGCGGTGCTCGTCGTCGTGTGGATGGTGCTCGTCGTCCTCGCGCCGAGCTTCGCGTGGTGCGCGGTGCCGCTGTTCTACACCGGGCTGCGGATCCTGCCGCCGCGTGCGGCCCTCGCGCTGGTCGCGCTGCTCACCGTCTTCGTCGTGGCCGCGCAACTGCGGCTGGCCGACGGGTTCGACCCGAACCTGGTCCTCGCCCCGCCCGCCGTCGCCGCGGTGGCGACCGCGGTCTTCGTCCATATGCAGCGCCAGGCGGTACGCCAGCGGGAACTGGCCGCACGCCAGCGCGAGCTGATCGACGACCTGTTGCGGACCCGGCGCGAACTGGCCGCCACCGAACGGCGCGAGGGGACCCTCGCCGAGCGCCAGCGGCTCTCCATGGAGATCCACGACACCCTGGCCCAGGGCCTGTCCAGCCAGCAGATGCTGCTCCAGGCCGCCGACCGCACCTGGAGCGCCGATCCGGACGCCGCCCGCCGCCATGTCCGTACGGCCACGGGCATCGCCGAGCGCAACCTCGCCGAGGCCCGCCGCTTCGTCCACGACCTGGCCCCCGCCGACCTCGCGGAGGGCGGCGGGCTGGAGGCGGCCCTGCACGCACTGGCGGCTCGCGAGAGCGCCCAGGCGGAGGGCGCGCTCACCGTCCACTGCCATGTGGAGGGCACGGGGCACGCCCCGCTGCCGGACCGGGTGCAGTCCGCCCTGCTGCGCATCGCCCAGGGGGCCCTGGCCAACGTCCGGGAGCACTCCGGGGCGACCGCCGCCGGGCTGACCCTGACCCATCTCGACGACCGGGTGGTCCTGGACGTCGGCGACAACGGCCGGGGCTTCACCGCGGAGCCCGAGGGCGCACCCGGCGCCCGCGCCGTCCGGGGCCACGGGCTTCCGGCGATGCGGGCCCGGGTGCGCCAGCTCGGCGGAACGCTCACCGTCGAGTCGGCGCCGGGCGAGGGCACCGTGCTCTCCGCCGAGGTCCCGCTCACCACCACGGAGGCCCCCACATGA
- a CDS encoding heme-binding protein: MKKLSLRTRVVTSAAVAAALGAGTFGAMSASASSPAAAPAAAVKADTGNRNLQQTTHLTVAAATKAAQATLDAAKKENQRISVAVVDRNGNTIVSLRGDGAGPQSPESAVKKAFTAVSWNAPTSDLVERLEQAPNLKDIPGTLFLGGGAPVQVKGAPVAGIGVAGAPSGDLDEKFARAGVASLAR, encoded by the coding sequence ATGAAGAAGCTGTCGCTGCGTACCCGTGTCGTCACCAGCGCCGCCGTCGCTGCCGCTCTCGGGGCCGGGACGTTCGGCGCGATGTCCGCGAGCGCCTCCTCCCCGGCCGCCGCCCCCGCCGCCGCGGTCAAGGCCGACACCGGCAACCGGAACCTCCAGCAGACGACGCATCTGACCGTGGCCGCCGCCACGAAGGCCGCGCAGGCCACGCTGGACGCGGCGAAGAAGGAGAACCAGCGGATCTCCGTCGCGGTGGTCGACCGCAACGGCAACACCATCGTCTCCCTGCGCGGCGACGGCGCCGGGCCGCAGTCCCCCGAGTCCGCGGTGAAGAAGGCGTTCACCGCCGTCTCCTGGAACGCCCCCACCTCCGACCTCGTCGAGCGCCTGGAGCAGGCCCCGAACCTGAAGGACATCCCCGGCACCCTGTTCCTCGGCGGTGGTGCCCCGGTCCAGGTCAAGGGCGCCCCGGTGGCGGGCATCGGCGTGGCGGGCGCGCCCAGCGGCGACCTCGACGAGAAGTTCGCCCGAGCCGGCGTCGCCTCGCTCGCCCGGTAG
- a CDS encoding M1 family metallopeptidase, with protein sequence MNHRVPAFAPLLLSLALLGSGCSGGVEGTPGAAGLRDPYFPGLGNGGYDVTHYGLELDVDPAAGLLRGTATITARATQHLSAFHLDLAGLDVESATVEGEPAAVNRAGRELTIRPDASVDDRMREGRTFTTVVRYSGSPQAITDADGEQEGWLRTADGAVALGEPTGSMAWFPGNHHPSDKAVYDIEVTVPDPLTAVSNGQLAARRTENGRTAYHWRTTEPMASYLATVAVGRFTTEQARTPEGIRLFTAADPESAAESEDVLAEIPAVLAWSRARFGPYPFTSAGAIVERTGDATYALETQNRPVFPGPPDTGLLVHELAHQWFGNSVTPRTWRDMWLNEGFATYAEWLWAADHDGVPVAESFDEAYEDDANWAFPPARPPAALDLSDPPVYGRGAMVVHRIRLAMDDDQAFFALVRGWTEKYRHANASTDDFTVYVEKETGRDLTGLWDAWLYGGSRPAREG encoded by the coding sequence GTGAACCACCGCGTACCGGCCTTCGCCCCCCTCCTGCTGTCCCTCGCCCTCCTCGGCTCGGGCTGCTCCGGCGGCGTCGAGGGGACCCCGGGCGCGGCCGGTCTGCGCGATCCCTACTTCCCCGGGCTCGGCAACGGCGGCTACGACGTCACCCACTACGGCCTGGAGCTCGACGTCGACCCCGCCGCCGGGCTGCTGCGCGGCACGGCCACGATCACCGCCCGCGCCACCCAGCACCTGAGCGCGTTCCACCTCGACCTCGCCGGGCTCGACGTGGAGAGCGCCACCGTCGAGGGGGAGCCCGCCGCCGTCAACCGGGCGGGCAGGGAGCTGACGATCCGCCCCGACGCGTCGGTGGACGACCGGATGCGCGAGGGCCGCACCTTCACCACCGTCGTGCGGTACTCCGGCTCCCCGCAGGCCATCACCGACGCCGACGGGGAGCAGGAGGGCTGGCTGCGGACGGCGGACGGCGCGGTCGCCCTCGGCGAGCCGACTGGGTCCATGGCCTGGTTCCCCGGCAACCACCACCCGAGCGACAAGGCCGTGTACGACATCGAGGTCACCGTTCCCGACCCGCTGACCGCCGTCTCCAACGGGCAGTTGGCCGCCCGGCGCACGGAGAACGGCCGCACCGCCTACCACTGGCGGACCACGGAGCCGATGGCGAGCTATCTGGCGACCGTGGCCGTCGGCCGGTTCACCACCGAGCAGGCGCGCACCCCCGAGGGCATCCGCCTGTTCACCGCCGCGGACCCCGAGTCGGCCGCGGAGAGCGAGGACGTGCTGGCGGAGATCCCGGCGGTGCTGGCGTGGTCGCGGGCCAGGTTCGGGCCGTACCCCTTCACCTCAGCCGGGGCGATCGTGGAGCGCACGGGCGATGCGACGTACGCCCTGGAGACCCAGAACCGGCCCGTCTTCCCCGGCCCGCCCGACACCGGCCTCCTCGTCCACGAGCTGGCCCACCAGTGGTTCGGGAACTCCGTCACCCCGAGGACGTGGCGGGACATGTGGCTGAACGAGGGCTTCGCGACGTACGCCGAGTGGCTCTGGGCCGCCGACCACGACGGCGTACCGGTCGCGGAGAGCTTCGACGAGGCGTACGAGGACGACGCCAACTGGGCCTTCCCGCCCGCCCGTCCGCCCGCCGCCCTCGATCTCTCCGACCCGCCGGTCTACGGGCGCGGGGCCATGGTCGTGCACCGGATCCGGCTCGCGATGGACGACGACCAGGCGTTCTTCGCGCTGGTGCGGGGCTGGACCGAGAAGTACCGGCACGCCAACGCCTCCACCGACGACTTCACCGTGTACGTCGAGAAGGAGACCGGCCGGGACCTCACCGGGCTCTGGGACGCCTGGCTGTACGGCGGAAGCCGGCCCGCCCGGGAGGGCTGA
- a CDS encoding M4 family metallopeptidase produces the protein MNLHTTPHNSRTPHTTRRLAALAAVAAMVVAGVQAGSAVATPDDTARTSAAKPATAAALGVNPSAQRATAITSAQAQASSAAKALKLGGREKLIVRDVIKDARGTVHTRYERTYDGLPVLGGDLVTHTTAAGKLKSVDKATDAKIAVASTTPELKAAASARKVIYAGHGSASVLAWETVRKGVQKDGTPSRVHTVTDATTGKKLHSYEAIETGTGNSQYSGEVELTTTTSDAGFELTDGERGGHTTYDLNQGSSGTGDLVTDDDDTWGDGTGEDRQTAAVDAHYGAAKTWDFYRTALGRDGIAGDGKAAYSRVHYGENYVNAFWDDSCFCMTYGDGEGNRNALTSIDVAAHEMTHGLTSATAGLEYAGESGGLNEATSDILGASVEFFADNASDAGDYLIGEKIDINGDGTPLRYMDQPSKDGSSADFWDENLGDLDVHHSSGVANHFFYLLAEGSGKKTVNGVDYDSPTSDGSTLTGIGREKAYQIWYKALSVYMTSTTDYAGARVATEKAAADLFGADSEELKAVSATWTGVNVK, from the coding sequence ATGAACCTCCACACCACCCCCCACAACTCCCGTACCCCGCACACCACTCGCCGGCTCGCGGCACTCGCGGCCGTGGCCGCGATGGTCGTCGCCGGCGTCCAGGCCGGATCGGCCGTCGCCACGCCCGACGACACCGCCCGCACCTCCGCGGCGAAGCCCGCCACGGCCGCCGCCCTCGGTGTGAACCCCTCCGCGCAGCGCGCGACGGCCATCACGTCGGCGCAGGCACAGGCCTCCTCGGCGGCGAAAGCCCTGAAGCTGGGCGGCCGGGAGAAGCTGATCGTCCGCGACGTCATCAAGGACGCCCGGGGCACGGTCCACACCCGCTACGAGCGCACCTACGACGGCCTGCCCGTACTCGGCGGCGACCTCGTCACCCACACCACCGCCGCCGGAAAGCTGAAGAGCGTCGACAAGGCGACCGACGCGAAGATAGCCGTGGCGTCGACGACGCCGGAGCTGAAGGCCGCCGCGAGCGCCCGCAAGGTGATCTACGCGGGCCACGGCAGTGCGTCCGTGCTCGCCTGGGAGACCGTCAGGAAGGGCGTGCAGAAGGACGGCACGCCCAGCCGCGTCCACACCGTCACCGACGCCACCACCGGCAAGAAGCTGCACAGCTACGAGGCGATCGAGACCGGGACCGGCAACAGCCAGTACAGCGGCGAGGTCGAGCTCACCACGACGACGTCCGACGCGGGCTTCGAGCTGACCGACGGCGAGCGCGGCGGCCACACGACGTACGACCTGAACCAGGGCTCGTCCGGCACCGGCGACCTCGTCACGGACGACGACGACACCTGGGGCGACGGCACGGGCGAGGACCGGCAGACCGCCGCCGTCGACGCCCACTACGGTGCTGCGAAGACCTGGGACTTCTACAGGACGGCCCTCGGGCGTGACGGCATCGCGGGCGACGGCAAGGCCGCCTACTCCCGGGTCCACTACGGCGAGAACTACGTCAACGCCTTCTGGGACGACAGCTGCTTCTGCATGACGTACGGCGACGGCGAGGGCAACAGGAACGCCCTCACCTCGATCGACGTCGCGGCCCACGAGATGACCCACGGCCTGACCTCCGCCACCGCCGGCCTGGAATACGCGGGCGAGTCCGGCGGCCTCAACGAGGCGACCAGCGACATCCTCGGCGCCTCGGTGGAGTTCTTCGCCGACAACGCCTCGGACGCCGGGGACTACCTCATCGGCGAGAAGATCGACATCAACGGGGACGGCACCCCGCTGCGCTACATGGACCAGCCCTCCAAGGACGGCAGTTCCGCCGACTTCTGGGACGAGAACCTCGGCGACCTGGACGTCCACCACTCCTCCGGCGTCGCCAACCACTTCTTCTACCTGCTCGCCGAGGGCAGCGGAAAGAAGACGGTCAACGGCGTCGACTACGACTCCCCGACCTCCGACGGCTCGACGCTGACGGGCATCGGGCGGGAGAAGGCGTACCAGATCTGGTACAAGGCGCTCTCCGTCTACATGACCTCCACCACCGACTACGCGGGCGCGCGCGTCGCGACCGAGAAGGCGGCGGCCGACCTGTTCGGCGCGGACAGCGAGGAGCTGAAGGCGGTCTCGGCCACCTGGACCGGGGTCAACGTCAAGTAG
- a CDS encoding TerD family protein, with protein sequence MAVSLSKGGNVSLTKEAPGLTAVTVGLGWDVRTTTGTDFDLDASAIAVDAGGKVVSDGHFVFFNNKSTPDQTIVHTGDNVTGAGEGDDEQINVNLAGLPADVDKIVFPVSIYDAETRSQNFGQVRNAFIRIINQAGGAEIARYDLSEDAATETAMVFGELYRNGAEWKFRAVGQGYASGLRGIAQDFGVNL encoded by the coding sequence ATGGCAGTAAGCCTGTCCAAGGGCGGCAACGTCTCGCTCACCAAGGAGGCACCGGGCCTGACCGCCGTCACGGTCGGCCTCGGCTGGGACGTCCGCACCACCACCGGCACCGACTTCGACCTCGACGCCTCGGCGATCGCGGTCGACGCGGGCGGGAAGGTCGTCTCGGACGGCCACTTCGTCTTCTTCAACAACAAGTCGACGCCGGACCAGACCATCGTGCACACCGGTGACAACGTCACGGGTGCCGGCGAGGGCGACGACGAGCAGATCAACGTCAACCTGGCGGGCCTGCCGGCCGACGTCGACAAGATCGTCTTCCCGGTCTCCATCTACGACGCCGAGACCCGCAGCCAGAACTTCGGCCAGGTCCGCAACGCGTTCATCCGCATCATCAACCAGGCCGGCGGCGCGGAGATCGCCCGCTACGACCTGAGCGAGGACGCCGCCACCGAGACCGCCATGGTCTTCGGCGAGCTCTACCGCAACGGCGCCGAGTGGAAGTTCCGCGCGGTGGGCCAGGGGTACGCCTCCGGTCTGCGCGGCATCGCCCAGGACTTCGGCGTCAACCTCTGA